Proteins encoded within one genomic window of Arachis ipaensis cultivar K30076 chromosome B08, Araip1.1, whole genome shotgun sequence:
- the LOC107610989 gene encoding flocculation protein FLO11-like has product MPNTAWYPDSGASHHCTYDARNLATGTSYDDTEQVFGGNGQGHTTKPNSVIDHRNASSLAMLQIIRDTLVSLQMEKSSHPEMSFSMNLSSPTMSYSPPPKTTAIPPSQTSPPLYLPLPNTPTVIPPRVPSPPQPSPPTMTPQFTQSPLPSPLPPLHTLNDTSNIINSVPDSLSTLPGSVTHDCVSDFANDPVSVPSFTTGTLQPGRLEVVLPLPQPALINRHPMLTRSKTGNLKPKTYAAVLTIPASDLTESLPSSVQQALASHHWKQAMQEEFDALMRNQTWQLVPKPPPHHTLTHSLAPNGCFASKGTQMAPFRSINLALSRKGFTNEKGSTMTKSSAMLSAHPQFASCSASHSPRDGPSGNLTSIMPSSMGIYMRPFSCLNQEGSPLPLNLTMSASSKGPSMASNKPLEHGSQSSRTLSTDLASRTPNLIHHYSPGFPLPQSSTFSFMWMISWSPGAPKLKFLP; this is encoded by the exons ATGCCAAATACAGCATGGTACCCTGATTCGGGAGCCTCTCACCACTGCACCTATGATGCACGAAACCTAGCCACAGGAACTAGTTATGATGACACAGAACAGGTCTTTGGAGGTAATGGTCAAG GCCATACAACCAAACCAAATTCAGTCATCGATCACAGAAATGCATCTTCATTGGCTATGCTGCAGATCATAAGGGATACACTTGTCTCTCTTCAAATGGAAAAGAGTTCACATCCAGAGATGTCATTTTCAATGAATCTGAGTTCCCCTACAATGAGCTATTCCCCCCCCCCCAAAACCACTGCTATCCCACCATCCCAAACTTCTCCTCCTCTCTACCTACCCCTACCCAATACCCCAACTGTTATCCCTCCTAGAGTTCCTTCCCCACCCCAACCATCCCCACCCACCATGACTCCACAATTCACCCAATCCCCGCTACCCAGCCCCCTTCCACCCTTGCATACATTGAATGATACTTCCAATATAATTAATTCAGTTCCTGATTCATTATCTACATTACCTGGCTCTGTAACTCATGATTGTGTTTCTGATTTTGCTAATGACCCTGTCAGTGTTCCTTCGTTCACCACAGGTACCCTGCAACCAGGTCGCCTTGAAGTTGTCCTGCCACTTCCTCAACCAGCACTAATCAATCGTCATCCTATGCTAACTCGGAGCAAGACAGGGAACCTCAAACCCAAAACCTATGCTGCAGTCCTCACCATCCCTGCCTCCGATCTCACTGAATCTCTCCCTTCCTCTGTTCAACAGGCGCTGGCCAGCCACCACTGGAAACAAGCTATGCAGGAGGAGTTTGATGCTCTGATGCGCAACCAAACCTGGCAGCTGGTACCCAAACCCCCCCCCCACCACACACTGACCCATTCATTGGCTCCAAATGGGTGTTTCGCGTCAAAAGGCACCCAGATGGCACCATTCAGAAGTATAAATCTAGCCTTGTCGCGAAAAGGTTTCACCAACGAGAAGGGGTCAACTATGACCAAGTCTTCAGCCATGTTGTCCGCTCACCCACAGTTCGCATCATGCTCAGCCTCGCACTCTCCAAGGGATGGCCCATCCGGCAATTTGACTTCAATAATGCCTTCCTCAATGGGGATCTACATGAGACCATTTTCATGTCTCAACCAGGAGGGTTCACCTCTCCCACTCAACCTCACCATGTCTGCAAGCTCCAAAGGTCCCTCTATGGCCTCAAACAAGCCCCTCGAGCATGGTTCACAAAGCTCAAGGACACTCTCAACCGATTTGGCTTCACGAACACCAAATCTGATTCATCACTATTCACCAGGTTTTCCCCTTCCTCAGTCATCTACATTCTcatttatgtggatgatatcttGGTCACCGGGAGCTCCCAAGCTGAAATTTCTACCCTAA